gtcacgtgattcctCTGCTTTTTTGTTCACCTCATGGCATGTACAACCCCCATCTACACCGCCCAGCATAGCCTCCATAACACTAAGTGCACAGCCGTGTTGGTCCCAAGCTAACTTGGCATGGTCTATTTTGGGAACATAGAAATGTGGCACCGTAGATATTATATAGAGTGTTGACCTGTCATTTTCATTGCTTGTAATCATACTGTTTATATCACTTCTGGAAGACCTATAACTGATACACCATCTGCAGTTTCAGGCACGCAATACCGAATCAACTTACACACACAGTTccacacacatacacacacacacacacacacacacacacacacacacaccatggCTCCAATGATCCAACTCTGTCCACAGGCTATGGCCCAACCACTCATCAGCTTCTCAAAAAGAGGATTAGCAGAAAGTGCCAAATCAACTGGAGAAGCTTTCAAGAGCTGGGATACATGCATGGATAACACGTTTTGCAAGATTGTGGCGATTGTGGGAATTGTTCTGGGAGGAATGCTGGTTCTGTGGGTACTCACAGCCTTTTTCAGATGCTGCTTCTTTGGAGTATCTGCTTTCAGCGCCTGTTGTGCGCTGTGCTCTTGCTGTGCCTGCTGCTGTAACGATAAGATCAACAGAGAGGCCAACCAAGGTAACTACGCAGCAGCAAATAACCCAGCCATGTACCCAGCTTCAAATCCTTACCAGGCATACAATTATCAGCCACAGCCGGTTTACGGAAACCAGTCCAATAACAACTTTGCTCCTGACTATTATGTGAACAGGTCAGTGGACGATACAGACtacgagatggagaagtATCCAAAGATAAATACCTATGAGGTTCCTGCTGAACAGGAAAGAACAAGATTCTAACCAGATGCATGAGCAGACCATGCCAACATAAGCAGATTGCATGTTACAGTAGTTGTGCACAGGTGCGATAGAGATACAAACTCACGCATAGCTATATTTGACGATTGACGCAACTAACATGAATGAATACGATATACATCAAAGACTATGATACGCAGTATTGCACACTGTACGAGTAAGAGCACTAGCCACTGCACTCAAGTGAAACCGTTGCCCgggtacgagtatgagtatgtacagtatgtttagtattgtacttggacagtgcttgtatcgtacattCTCAAGTGTCAAACATAAATATCCGTTGCTATATCCTCGCACCACCACGTAGCTCGCTATATCCCTGTGTTGAATCCATCCATCTTGGATTGCCAATTGTGCACACAGAACCGGGCACTCACTTCCCCATCCACACTTCCTCAAAAGTCGTAGTCCTCCTCCCAGTTGCTCTGCTTAGCAACGCCCTGAGGGCCCAGCTTCTGGGCGTACTCAAAGGGCGAGTAGAAGTTGAgcttttcctcctcgacagtTCGTCCAGACTCGGCAGCCCGACGAGCTGCCTCCTGCTCAATGTACACCATGGGATCCTCCAGCTGTTTGTCTCCAGTCTCGGTATGAGGATGAATTTGTTCAGGTGGAGGGGCTTCATGATGAACAGGAAGGGGAGCAGTCTGTTGAGCCTCGGACTGGAATCCATTCTCCTGAGAAGCACCCTCTCGAAGTAGCTCGTCTCTGACTTCCTCTCGGATGTCCTCTCCTTCCTTGTTGACCAATTTGTCTCCATCCAAAGTGACTTCGTGGTTGCCGATTCGCCGCATCAGGTTCATGAAGGTTGACTTTTCAAACTTCGACTTATCGGCCTCTTCCAGCGAAGACGCAATCTGGCGCGCAATCGATGCAAACTCGCCGTTCTCGTCCGTCTTGATATCCACCTCTTCTCGCGAAATATTGTCCGAAATGTGCTCGGCCTGTCGGTTGAGAGCGTCAGCCTGGTCGTAGCGGTATGTTTGCTCCATGGGGTccttttccacctccttgcccttgtctGACgtcttggtgatggacTCCTCCACTGCTCCAAAGGCGGCCTCGAACGCTGCATCCTGGGAGCTCTTCGTCTCCGTCTTGTGTGTCTGCTGATGTTCGGTTTGAAGGCCGTACGTGGAGTTCATGAGCTGTGAGTTGGAGTACATGGGTCCAAAGCTGGACATACCAGACATGCTGCCCATCACACCGTTAGCCATCTGGGGCTGGACCTGGTGTGACTGGGGACTTTGTCGCATAAAATCTTGACCCCAGTTGGACTGCTGAGTATGCTGAGGGCCGGTTTGAGGACCCAGGTTCAGTTGACTGAAAGACTGGGCCCAGTCACTTTGTTGACCGTGTGCCATGGGGGCGTGCTGACCCATCTGGGGTTGATGGGGCTGGCCAAAATGTTGCTGGCCAAAATGTGGGCCCATCTGAGACTGTTCAAATGAGTTATGGGCCGGTCCTGCTTGGGCAAACTGCTGGAACTCATTGTTGAGCTGTCCTCCTTGGGTCTGAGATCGAAACTGCTGTCGCTGAGCGCCAGGAGCGCCACCGGGGGCCATTCGGTCATGCTGAAGCGATCGATCTGCTGACGCATGTTTCGACAGGTTTTGTAGGGCGTTAGAAGGTCCGCAAGATGCcatggttgtgtgtgtgaaTCAGCTTGCGCGATGTGTGTGGTGTATCAGGACAGTTCGAGTCTGTGTTGTGTCGTGAGCTCCTTGTGGTTGCGTAGCTCTTCTCTCCGTCTAACTGCGCTCAGTGACTGGGGTATGGCGGGTCAAGTTGTCTGTCAAGCTGATGTCTAAAtagttactgtacttcAGCTGTCGCTAGCTTTAGGTTGTGGTTATATTTCTGTGGGGTTCGGTGAACCTTGTGTCCGTGAATGAATGTGGAGAAGTGAGAGGTAGGGTCAAATGTGGGGTACGCGAGGGGAAAATGTTCAGATTTTAGATAATCAATACATTTGGAACCCCATGAAAAATACACACAGACCCTTATTATTCTTACACAGTCGCCACCAAGCCCCCAAATTATACCTCGGTTACCTGTCGGAACTTGTCTGGCCTGATTAACGGCTCGCCGAGCCTATTTCATAAAAGTTTACTAACCATCGTGATTTGAGATGAGATACCGAGGTACAGGCGAAGGggttgtcacgtgatagagAAACCAGCGGTGAAGTGAAGTTTGTAGAAATTGTTGCAGCTGTGTACTTTAGAGATCTGCTGGGGTGAGCTTTACTActcgtattgtacttgtagtagtgACACCCTCAACAAACGTAACTTACTTGACCCCTTTGGCGTTTTTGCCGGGGATGCCGTGTTGCGGGAGGAgatgtacatactgtagtagcATTATAGAAGCAAAAGCAATTCCACTTTGTAGCAGCTCACCTGGAGATTATATCGATGTGTATATATTACTTGCAGCATGTGTGTAGCAGTAGATGAAGTATGGACGATTCATAACGACCAATTTCAGTTTTCAAAGCTAGAAAGAATGAAAGCCGGAGGTTTTCAGAAAAGGAatcaactacttgtagcaacaACGGCCAATATTGATTTTGGTCTTCTTATCGCACTCTCGACTCTCAGAAACACACAgctctacagtactgtacttccTTACAATGAAGGCGGCTTAGTAACTCCCTCAACTCTATGTTGTCCAAACATGTCCTTGTAATTGGTGAAGGAGACGTGCCACTGACAAAGTCAAATAGAGGACCCACACTCAAATTTCATGATCACACCAGATCAtccttttctttttctgagTCGTTTCTGTGGCATTCCCGACAGACCCCCTCCAACTGTCCCCTCTCATTGGTCACCTTTTTCCAAGGTTGGGAGTTAGCTTAGTCAGAATAGAGTTCCGTCACAGCAAATACAATTGGGCAACCTCCAAGTGACGCAGGAATATTTGGTATTTGGATATACTAGAATCAACATGGCCAGCCGACTTTTTTTCAAGGTGAGTATCGAAACCGTGCCCGCTAATCAGTTCacaactaacacagaccGCAACTCCCCTGAGTTTCGCCGCAATTGCCGTGGCTTCTGCTCCCGTGGCCTTTGCTGAGTCGCCCCGACGATCCATCTACGACAAtgacaagaaggaagaagaaatcGCCCCTGTTCCCGGCACCGTTGAGACTGGCAAGGCCCGAGAGGGTGACATTGAGAAgtttgagaaggagcaCGGCGTTTCTGTGGAGAACGTCGGAGGAGTGACCATCAAGTCTcccaaggctctggagagcAACATCAAGGTGGCTCGAGAGTGGTTTGCCGACAAGGTGCAGCAGGGCAACCAGTACATCGATGAGGCCTTCAACAAGTACCTGGCCGTGGAGAACAGCGTCACCAAGACCGTGGCCGACCTCAAGTCTCCCCAGGAGGATATTCTGCCCGCCGGCATCTACATCACTGTTGCTGCTCTGTCCGGCTCCATTCTGACCCGAAACCGAAACATTCTGTTCCGATCCGCCATTCCTCTGGCCTTTGGTGTCGCTGCCTTCTCCTACTTCCTGCCCCAGACTGCCCACAACACCGGAGCTCTTGTGTGGAAGTACGAGCAGAAGGTGCCCGAGGTGGCCAAGGCCCACGTggacgccaaggagtcCGTGGACAGCTTCGCCAAGAACGTGCGAAAGGCCCTGGACGATGGAAAGACCTCTCTCGAGAGCGGAGTCCACAGCACACGAAAGTTCATTGCTGACAGCACCGGTCTGCAGCTTCCCGACgttgacgagaacgacaagaagaaatAGGAGGATGGACCAAGAGTAGTCGGTCAGTGTTTATAGATAACAATGCACATGGATGGAGTGAAAGTGTAGAGGGCGGTTGTGACTCCTTGGTGTGTATCGAAGAGTACCGTACAATCGGGGAAGAGGGTTCTCTTAAGCCCTCGAACTGGGGATGAATTTTCGGAatatacatactgtactttcGTACATTGTAAACATGTAAGTTGATAGCTACCGCTGGGCAGCTGTTGATTCGATTCGGATGGCTATGGCTCCTTTGGTGCCCTTCGAAcacagtatatactgtagtgtaaAGGCCCGCATGGTTTCCAGTTTTTGGTTTCTACAAGGTAATGTTCTTCTGTTGCGACGACTACTTTAACAAGGTAGTGATTGCGATAGTCCAGGTTGGTAATACAGACAAGTGCAGCCATGAAAGCTATTCTTTTCAGGGGGAGGACATGCCAATCCTGTTGCTTGTAGTTGGCTGTTACTGTATGTTTAGCTACCGTAAGACGCGTCCTCTTTTGTTCGCTTTAAAGGTACAGTAACCTCATCGATTGTGTTTACTCCACCTTATTTGTGTCACcaactgtacaagtacgtagCTACCGATACTTATAgctctctctttcttccTCTACTTTATCAAGCTCTCAAAAAGACACCGAAACACAAACCAGAGGGATACGGACACAGAGGCGACACAGAGACGACAGTTGCAATTAAATACCTACATATACCCCTAAGGCCACATTGTCGGACTTCTGATACTTGTGCCACGATACCACACCTGGTTACCCGTGTCACGATACCAGTGATCACGTTAGAAACATTGGCCCGAAACCATCGCAGACATAGCCACAGTCTCAATGTCGTCTCCCAAGCGCTTCTCATTATTTCGATCGCGCGAAAACTCCGTGAGTCGGCTATGCAAAGACGTGGAGAGCTCGATCAAGGAGTTTGATCGCCACCTGACAATGCAAAAGGCCATCACAAACCGAATCGAGTTCTGGGCATCGACGTTggacgatgaggagatATCTAAGGACGCAGAAAAGCTAGCAATGGCACTCAGAGAGTACTGGGTCGAAGAAGAAAAGCTCAAGCTGGCGCTCAAACACTTTTCCGACATATTTCGCACCCTAGGATGCGAGGAGGATGCGTTGATCCAgtccaaggccaagctaGATGCCGCAGAGAAGCAAGTCGAAGCCGTCAAGCTCAAGGCGCGGAACAAGGACCCCAGCAAGGTAATTCACGATCATGATATGATCGCCAAGTCGTCGATTCTGCACTCGCAGGTCCGGGCAGCCACAAAGACGACGTTCATCCGATTCAACGCAGCAGCTCAACG
This genomic interval from Yarrowia lipolytica chromosome 1E, complete sequence contains the following:
- a CDS encoding uncharacterized protein (Compare to YALI0E06853g, similar to Saccharomyces cerevisiae YGR235C; ancestral locus Anc_5.92, weakly similar to DEHA0E08393g Kluyveromyces lactis), with the protein product MASRLFFKTATPLSFAAIAVASAPVAFAESPRRSIYDNDKKEEEIAPVPGTVETGKAREGDIEKFEKEHGVSVENVGGVTIKSPKALESNIKVAREWFADKVQQGNQYIDEAFNKYLAVENSVTKTVADLKSPQEDILPAGIYITVAALSGSILTRNRNILFRSAIPLAFGVAAFSYFLPQTAHNTGALVWKYEQKVPEVAKAHVDAKESVDSFAKNVRKALDDGKTSLESGVHSTRKFIADSTGLQLPDVDENDKKK
- a CDS encoding uncharacterized protein (Compare to YALI0E06809g, some similarities with uniprot|Q12057 Saccharomyces cerevisiae YOR104w, similar to Saccharomyces cerevisiae PIN2 (YOR104W); ancestral locus Anc_2.179) is translated as MAPMIQLCPQAMAQPLISFSKRGLAESAKSTGEAFKSWDTCMDNTFCKIVAIVGIVLGGMLVLWVLTAFFRCCFFGVSAFSACCALCSCCACCCNDKINREANQGNYAAANNPAMYPASNPYQAYNYQPQPVYGNQSNNNFAPDYYVNRSVDDTDYEMEKYPKINTYEVPAEQERTRF
- a CDS encoding uncharacterized protein (Compare to YALI0E06831g, uniprot|O74211 Yarrowia lipolytica Peroxin Peroxisome biogenesis factor 20) — protein: MASCGPSNALQNLSKHASADRSLQHDRMAPGGAPGAQRQQFRSQTQGGQLNNEFQQFAQAGPAHNSFEQSQMGPHFGQQHFGQPHQPQMGQHAPMAHGQQSDWAQSFSQLNLGPQTGPQHTQQSNWGQDFMRQSPQSHQVQPQMANGVMGSMSGMSSFGPMYSNSQLMNSTYGLQTEHQQTHKTETKSSQDAAFEAAFGAVEESITKTSDKGKEVEKDPMEQTYRYDQADALNRQAEHISDNISREEVDIKTDENGEFASIARQIASSLEEADKSKFEKSTFMNLMRRIGNHEVTLDGDKLVNKEGEDIREEVRDELLREGASQENGFQSEAQQTAPLPVHHEAPPPEQIHPHTETGDKQLEDPMVYIEQEAARRAAESGRTVEEEKLNFYSPFEYAQKLGPQGVAKQSNWEEDYDF